One Coleofasciculus chthonoplastes PCC 7420 genomic region harbors:
- a CDS encoding NUDIX hydrolase, with the protein MGRIWYFVQTVLGIIFRHPVLGTSIIPVLPDGQIVLIRRRDNGKWGLPGGMVDWGQDIPTTVRRELAEETGLELLAIRRLVGIYSAADRDPRVHSVCVVVEAEVQGTMQIHDEWEITAVQAFKRSAIPMGNLSHDHGRQLQDYFDGKTTVA; encoded by the coding sequence ATGGGTCGTATTTGGTATTTTGTCCAAACGGTATTGGGGATTATTTTCCGCCATCCAGTCCTCGGTACAAGTATTATCCCTGTTTTACCTGATGGACAAATTGTACTGATTCGGCGTCGTGATAACGGAAAATGGGGATTACCTGGAGGGATGGTGGATTGGGGTCAAGACATTCCCACAACCGTGCGGCGGGAGTTGGCAGAAGAAACGGGACTAGAGTTGCTGGCAATTCGCCGATTGGTGGGAATCTACTCAGCCGCCGATCGCGATCCTAGAGTTCATTCGGTTTGTGTTGTAGTCGAAGCGGAGGTTCAGGGAACGATGCAGATACACGATGAGTGGGAAATTACGGCAGTTCAAGCTTTTAAGCGTTCAGCGATCCCGATGGGCAACCTGAGTCATGATCATGGGCGACAGTTGCAGGACTATTTTGATGGTAAAACCACTGTTGCCTAA
- a CDS encoding alpha/beta fold hydrolase: MNLTLRNSRIKLPLGQVFWREVGQGPTLIFLHGSWSDSSQWLPLIEYLHQDYHCFALDLLGFGDSQTPKLHYSIQVEVECLFNFIEALHLPQVYLIGHSLGAWIAASYALRHPEQVQGLVLLAPEGIRDDGDWKTWQWRKWLVGRPPLAYTILRSLLPLARLFGRHKDIERALKQRQQLLQSPTACQLLFRRRRVEIQGELLHEHLPKLDIPTLILQGKQDSLEVIDHAQAYANHSPNTKLQMIDQAGNDLAETVPGIVAQHIDYFVKYQ; this comes from the coding sequence ATGAATTTAACCTTACGGAATTCCCGAATTAAGCTACCTTTGGGGCAAGTCTTTTGGCGTGAAGTGGGACAAGGACCCACTCTTATATTTTTACACGGGTCTTGGAGCGATAGTAGTCAGTGGCTACCCCTAATTGAGTACCTCCATCAAGATTATCATTGCTTTGCCCTTGACTTATTAGGATTTGGTGACTCCCAAACGCCGAAACTGCACTACTCAATTCAGGTTGAGGTTGAGTGTTTGTTCAACTTCATCGAGGCGTTACACCTTCCCCAAGTTTACCTGATTGGTCATTCTTTAGGCGCTTGGATTGCCGCTAGTTATGCGTTGCGTCACCCGGAACAGGTTCAGGGATTAGTGTTATTAGCGCCTGAAGGCATTCGAGACGATGGAGACTGGAAAACTTGGCAGTGGCGGAAGTGGTTAGTTGGACGTCCTCCCCTTGCCTATACTATCCTGCGATCGCTCTTACCTCTGGCGCGGTTATTTGGGCGTCACAAAGATATTGAGAGAGCGTTAAAACAGCGACAACAATTGCTGCAATCCCCAACAGCTTGTCAATTGTTGTTCCGGCGACGGCGGGTGGAAATTCAAGGGGAATTATTACACGAACATCTACCCAAGTTAGACATCCCTACGCTGATTCTTCAAGGAAAACAAGACTCACTTGAAGTGATTGATCACGCTCAAGCTTATGCCAACCATAGCCCTAATACTAAATTACAGATGATTGACCAAGCTGGAAATGACCTAGCGGAAACCGTACCGGGAATTGTCGCTCAGCATATTGATTATTTTGTTAAATATCAGTAG
- a CDS encoding Npun_F5749 family FMN-dependent PPOX-type flavoprotein has protein sequence MSIAPWRVPLSRALHRNRSLPYARYFQLATICPDGYPANRTVVFRGFFDNYLKIITDSRSQKVNQINPNPGAEICWYFPNTREQFRLKGRLILIGEDYPEVTLKNERQTTWQGLSDAARVQFAWSNPGKPRVEGDPAFSQPPPDSEQPLPNFCLLLLEPVEVDHLELRGDPQNRWRYTQECDRQWSQQAINP, from the coding sequence ATGTCAATTGCTCCTTGGCGAGTTCCCCTATCTCGCGCCCTTCATCGCAACCGCAGCTTACCTTATGCTCGGTACTTTCAACTGGCAACTATTTGTCCAGATGGGTATCCGGCTAATCGCACGGTTGTGTTTAGGGGCTTTTTCGATAACTACTTAAAAATTATCACCGATTCGCGCAGCCAGAAAGTTAATCAAATTAATCCTAATCCTGGGGCAGAAATTTGCTGGTATTTTCCCAATACTCGCGAACAATTTCGGTTAAAAGGTCGGCTTATCCTGATAGGAGAAGATTATCCCGAAGTGACTTTAAAAAATGAGCGTCAAACAACCTGGCAAGGGCTTTCTGATGCAGCGCGTGTGCAATTTGCTTGGTCGAATCCGGGTAAACCCAGAGTAGAAGGTGATCCGGCGTTTTCCCAACCGCCACCTGATTCCGAGCAACCGTTGCCCAATTTCTGCCTCCTATTGCTCGAACCTGTAGAGGTTGATCACCTGGAATTGCGCGGTGATCCGCAAAACCGATGGCGTTATACTCAAGAGTGCGATCGCCAATGGAGCCAGCAAGCGATCAATCCCTGA
- a CDS encoding sodium/glutamate symporter, translating into MLNLKDAFFAFILVALLILVGRFIHQKIRWIQKLYIPESIVAGLVALVLGPQVLGAIRSQFTPSQWRLP; encoded by the coding sequence ATGCTTAACCTTAAAGATGCTTTTTTCGCCTTCATCTTGGTAGCACTCCTCATTCTAGTGGGGCGGTTCATTCACCAAAAAATCCGTTGGATACAGAAGCTGTACATCCCCGAATCCATTGTCGCGGGTTTGGTGGCGCTGGTATTGGGACCCCAGGTTCTGGGTGCGATCCGATCCCAATTCACCCCTAGCCAATGGCGTCTTCCCTGA